The following coding sequences are from one Candidatus Zixiibacteriota bacterium window:
- a CDS encoding YkgJ family cysteine cluster protein has product MREIENLKESILKEYPRLNKDSEFQFSCRKDAPCFNDCCGDVNIFLTPYDVLRLKQRLGISSGEFLAKYTISPFDENLKYPVLLLKMSDNEKKNCQFVSDDGCTVYEDRPWACRMYPLGMASPGKDNQELNEEFYFLLKESICKGFEYDKKWTVRKWLKDQGIDEYNANGESFKELTTHKFFIDGSNLPPEKIEMFFMVCYDLDKFRHFIFDSTFFDKFVVDDDTKSKIKSDDLELLKFGYNWLKFVLFGEKTMTINQEVVQAKKEEIRKRSESSSN; this is encoded by the coding sequence ATGAGAGAGATTGAAAACCTTAAAGAATCAATACTCAAGGAGTACCCCCGATTAAATAAAGACAGCGAATTCCAATTTAGCTGTCGCAAAGATGCGCCCTGCTTTAATGATTGTTGCGGCGATGTTAATATCTTTCTGACCCCGTATGATGTGCTTCGCTTAAAGCAGAGATTAGGTATAAGTTCAGGCGAGTTTTTAGCAAAATATACCATCTCCCCTTTCGATGAGAACTTGAAATATCCGGTGCTGCTTTTGAAGATGTCTGATAACGAGAAGAAAAATTGTCAATTTGTTTCAGATGATGGTTGTACTGTATACGAAGACCGCCCCTGGGCTTGCCGGATGTATCCGCTTGGGATGGCCTCTCCCGGAAAAGACAATCAAGAGCTTAACGAGGAGTTTTATTTCCTGCTGAAAGAATCAATTTGCAAGGGCTTTGAATATGATAAGAAATGGACTGTACGCAAATGGCTGAAAGACCAGGGAATCGATGAGTATAACGCTAATGGCGAATCTTTCAAGGAACTGACGACTCATAAGTTTTTCATCGATGGCAGCAACCTTCCACCGGAAAAAATCGAAATGTTCTTCATGGTTTGTTATGACCTTGATAAATTCAGGCATTTTATATTCGACAGCACATTTTTTGATAAATTTGTGGTTGATGATGATACCAAGAGCAAGATTAAATCGGACGATTTGGAGCTTTTAAAATTCGGTTACAATTGGCTCAAGTTTGTGTTGTTTGGCGAAAAAACCATGACAATTAATCAAGAAGTTGTGCAGGCTAAGAAAGAAGAGATACGGAAAAGGTCGGAGTCGAGCAGCAATTAA
- a CDS encoding ogr/Delta-like zinc finger family protein, with the protein MTEKNSKIICPHCGQKMSKWASPQDSTWGVEFQYICFNDECPYFIKGWEWMLAQFNQHASYRHRYNPQTGESGPLPVWSNEALKNSIIE; encoded by the coding sequence ATGACTGAAAAAAACAGCAAAATAATCTGCCCCCACTGCGGTCAGAAAATGTCGAAATGGGCATCACCGCAGGACTCAACTTGGGGCGTAGAATTTCAATATATCTGTTTCAATGACGAGTGCCCATATTTCATAAAGGGCTGGGAATGGATGCTGGCTCAGTTTAATCAGCATGCCTCATACCGTCACAGATACAATCCCCAAACCGGCGAGTCGGGCCCTCTGCCGGTGTGGTCGAATGAAGCGCTGAAAAATAGCATTATAGAGTAA